The Planktothrix agardhii NIES-204 genomic interval GGTGGAACTCACCCCAGACTTTGCCCAAATTATCGCCAAGGAAGCCAAAGACGCCAGTTTACCAATTCGGGTAATCCAAAGTAATATTCTCAACCCGGCTTTAGTCCTTCCGGCTAATTATTATCGGTTAGGGTTAATTGCAGAAGTGATTTCCCATTTTCGCAACTTGGATGATGTCCAAACCCTGTTAAGCAAAGTCTGTGATGCGGTGGCGGCCGGGGGTTTAATTTTATTCAGTACGTTTATCACCGATGCCGATTTCGAGCCGGATGATAAAATTCGAGAAATGGGTCAAATTCAATGGTCTTATGTGATTACCCCAGGTGAGATGAATTCCTTGCTCCAGGGTTTACCGCTACAATTGATTTCCAATGAGTCGGTGTATGAGTATGAACGCGCTCACCTCCCCCCGGAATCCTGGCCGCCAACGGGTTGGTTTGAACATTGGTCACAGGGTCGAGATGTAGTTCCGATCCAAAAACCCCCGATGTCCTTGCGTTGGTTATTATGTCGGGTAAATAAATAAAGTTTGAGTTTGAGGGGAAGATCATGCTTCCTCATAATGACGAATTACGAATTAGAAATTACGAATTATCTTAATTATTCTGTAATTCGTAATTCGTAATTTTCTGTTTCTAAACATCTAAGTACCTAAACAAAATTAATTACACATCCTCCACTCTGTTCCCTTCCCCCCTAGCCCCCCGTGCACGGGTGGTTCGGGGGGGCTTTTCCGGTGTTCCCTCTCTCAACTAGGTAATTTATTTTGTGTAACTACTTATTATGATTAAGCGAAAAATCTCTAAAATTTGGATTTTGCCCGCGATCGCATCTGGGGCTTTGTTAGTGGGTGTGTTCTTTCCGATGGCGGTCTTTCAGGGATGGAAACAGTCCGTTGAACAAAGTTATTCGGTTGATCAACAAATCCCTGAGTCAAAAGTATTACGATTGGCTTTATCCCCAGTTTCTGAACGTCAAACGGAATTAGAAGCGATCGCCCAAGACCGAAGTGCTTCTTTAGAAAGAAGTCGAGCACGATATTTATTAGCTAGTGATACTTTAGCTGAAAATCCCGAAACAGCGATTAAATTATTAAAAGGATTAGAGCAGGATTATCCCATATTAGGAGGTCATATTTTAGTCAAACGGGCGCGGGCTTATGAAAAAATTGGAGATGTGGAAAAAGCCGAAAAAACTTGGCAGGAATTGTTAACAAACTATGGTGATCAACCCGTTGTAGTCGAAGCATTATATACATTAGGAAAGACAAATCCTGAATATTGGGATCAGGCGATCGCCAAATTTCCCAGTCATCCCAGAACTATAGAAATTGCTGAAACTCGCCTAAAACAAAATCCGAATCAACCGGAATTATTATTCTTAATTGCAAACCATGGATTATCTTTAAAAGACTATGGAACCTATTTAGAACAATTAAAAGCCAAATTCGGAAATCAACTCACCCCGGAACAATGGGAAATTGTAGCTTTTGGCTATTGGGAAAAACAGGATTATGGCAAAGCGGCTATTGCCTATGCTAAAGCACCCAAGACCCCTAAAAATCTTTATCGTCAGGCGAGAGGATTATGGTTAAATGACAAAATTCCTGAGTCTCGAATTGCCTATAAACAATTAATTAATACCTTTCCCCAGGAAATAGATCCTCAAGGAGAAGATGCAGGATTTGGTTTATTGCGTTTATCACGGCTTTCCGATAAAAAAGAGGCTTTAGGGTATTTAGATCAAGTTATTGCTAAATTTCCCCGCCATGCAGCCGAGGCTTTATTAGATAAATCTAAACTATTAGATAAAATGGGATCTGAAAAATTTGCTTCGGAAACTCGTCAACAATTACTCAGTAAATATAGTGATTCTGAAGCCGCTGCCCAATTGCGTTGGGAACTCGCCCAACAAGCCTTAAAAGCCGGGGATTTAAAATCAGCATCCGACTGGGCAAAACAAGTTTCAACGAAGAATCCTGACAGTGAATTTGCCCCAGAAGCGACATTTTGGGTAGGGAAATGGGCGGAAAAAAATGGCAATTCTCAAGAGGCAAAAAAAGCCTTTGAATATTTAATTGTTCGTTATCCTTCCTCCTATTATGCTTGGCGTTCAGCCGTTCATTTAGGATGGCCTGTAGGGGATTTTACCACCGTTCGACCTCTCTCTCCCCATGTGGAACATCCTGATATTAGAGAAGTGCCTCCGGCTGGTTCTGAAACTTTACAAGAACTGTATGCGTTAGGACAAAATCAAGAGGCTTGGAAACTATGGCAAACGGAGTTTAAAAATATTAAACAGCCTTCGGTTGCCGAACAATATACCGATGGTTTAATGCGGATGGGAATTGGGGATAATTTAGAGGGGATTTGGATGTTATCAAGTTTAAATCGTCGGGATGATCCCCAAGAGCGATCGCAATATTTAGAAATTAAACAAAAACCTGCTTATTGGGAAGCATTATATCCATTTCCCTACTTAGAAACTATTGTTAATTGGTCAAAAGAACGGCAGTTAAATCCGGTATTAGTAACGGCATTAATTCGTCAAGAATCGCGGTTTATGCCAGGGATTAAATCCGTTGTTGGCGCTACGGGATTAATGCAAGTAATGCCGGAAACGGGGGCGGATGTGGCTAAACAAATTAAATTGACGGATTATTCCTTGGATAATGTCAATGATAACATCAATTTAGGAACCTATTATCTGGATTTTACCCATCGAGAATATAACAATAATTCGATGTTAGCAGTAGCTAGTTATAATGCTGGGCCGGGGGCTGTTTCGGGTTGGTTACAGCGCTTTGGATTTCAAGATCCCGATGAATTTGTGGTTAAAATCCCCTATCCTGAAACTCAAGATTATGTGAAATCCGTATTTGAGAATTATTGGAATTATCTCAGAATTTATAACCCAGATGTTGCCCAATTAATGGAAGATCATGCCAAGAATTACAAAAATTAATTAGGGAATAGGGATCACGGATTTAAGAGGATTTCACGGATTTCACGGATTTTAATCTGTGTTAATCTCCGTAATCCTCTTATTAAAAACCTAATTTGTTGAACAAACTAAACGAATAAATTGACAGGGATAACCGGAAATATTGCTGTTAAAAGTGCCAATTTCTTGAAATCCGGCTTTTTTATAAAATGCGATCGCCCGTTGATTTCCTGCCATTACAATTGTATAAATAGGAGAACCAATTAGTTTTAAAGCTAAGTCTAACAACCGTTTACCAATGCCTTGATTTTGATAATCTGGATCAACATATAATAAAGCAATACAGTGAGAATCTAGGGCAACAAAAGCGACAACTTTTTTGCCTTTACAGGCTACGAATTTATCGTAAGTATAGCAAATATGATGAACATTGGGATTTTGTTCCAGAGGTCTCATCGCCCTTAAATCACAAGACCCTTTAAATTCATCGGGTTGGGAGCGATCATGCACCTGACAAATAGCCGACCAATCTGTTTCTAAATAAGGACGGATAGTAATTATTTTCATTCATGTTTAGACAAATTGTGGACGTTCTAAAACCTGGGAAAATAGGGTTTTAAATTCAACTTTTTGGGTTTCTAATTCCATCATTTGTTTCCAGGTTTCATAGAAGAAAAATGTGGTTCCGGCGAATTGGCGATCGCGAGTCAGTTGAATTTGTTCTTTGACATTAACAAAAGACATCGGTTTAATTCTTAACCCGGTTAAAATACCAATACTAACAGGAATATGGCTTTTTGCTTCCAAAAGTTCAGGACGTTTTAAATCCGCTAAAAATCCATTGATATCATCCCGATATACTTGTAAAACTAATTCTTCTAAATAGCCTTCTTGTTCCCAGGTTTTCCAATCTTGTAAAAACTGAGAATAGGCAAAAAGATAGGGATTTGGGGATAAAGAAAGAATACAATTCGGTTTATAATCTTTGATCACCCAGAAAACTCTATTCACAAATTCTGTGATCTTTTTCGCTCTCCAACTTACCCAATTTACATCTTGAAAGTCTGTGGGGGGTTGGGGATTTCCCGTTTCTTTCCGATATAATTGGATTGTAAATTCATCATAGCCTAAATCGACAGGTAAACCAAAATGATCATCAAATTGAATCCCATCAACATCATAGGTTTTGACGACTTCAATGATTAAACCTAAAAGAAACTGTTGTACTTGAGGATGAAAGGGATTTAACCATAATTGATTAACTTGACTTTCTTTATAAACTTTCGTACCATCTTGACGACAGGTAATCCAATGGGGACGCAGTTCAACAATTTTAG includes:
- a CDS encoding putative acetyltransferase, which codes for MKIITIRPYLETDWSAICQVHDRSQPDEFKGSCDLRAMRPLEQNPNVHHICYTYDKFVACKGKKVVAFVALDSHCIALLYVDPDYQNQGIGKRLLDLALKLIGSPIYTIVMAGNQRAIAFYKKAGFQEIGTFNSNISGYPCQFIRLVCSTN
- a CDS encoding putative methyltransferase; protein product: MNDQNLIEKALLLKVKRLTSARGQLVLPCAPALIDEYMTQFNALLAALGQNFTPEEMNGLRQLVERKLHEGYQASPHARLIFRYEPPEPTQGLTSGLKLTVTTEVASLENKYQRWLTTREGPLFGAHPDTKLMAVVSEFPDPARTPILDVGAGVGRNTLPLARKGHPVDAVELTPDFAQIIAKEAKDASLPIRVIQSNILNPALVLPANYYRLGLIAEVISHFRNLDDVQTLLSKVCDAVAAGGLILFSTFITDADFEPDDKIREMGQIQWSYVITPGEMNSLLQGLPLQLISNESVYEYERAHLPPESWPPTGWFEHWSQGRDVVPIQKPPMSLRWLLCRVNK
- a CDS encoding putative transglycosylase, translating into MIKRKISKIWILPAIASGALLVGVFFPMAVFQGWKQSVEQSYSVDQQIPESKVLRLALSPVSERQTELEAIAQDRSASLERSRARYLLASDTLAENPETAIKLLKGLEQDYPILGGHILVKRARAYEKIGDVEKAEKTWQELLTNYGDQPVVVEALYTLGKTNPEYWDQAIAKFPSHPRTIEIAETRLKQNPNQPELLFLIANHGLSLKDYGTYLEQLKAKFGNQLTPEQWEIVAFGYWEKQDYGKAAIAYAKAPKTPKNLYRQARGLWLNDKIPESRIAYKQLINTFPQEIDPQGEDAGFGLLRLSRLSDKKEALGYLDQVIAKFPRHAAEALLDKSKLLDKMGSEKFASETRQQLLSKYSDSEAAAQLRWELAQQALKAGDLKSASDWAKQVSTKNPDSEFAPEATFWVGKWAEKNGNSQEAKKAFEYLIVRYPSSYYAWRSAVHLGWPVGDFTTVRPLSPHVEHPDIREVPPAGSETLQELYALGQNQEAWKLWQTEFKNIKQPSVAEQYTDGLMRMGIGDNLEGIWMLSSLNRRDDPQERSQYLEIKQKPAYWEALYPFPYLETIVNWSKERQLNPVLVTALIRQESRFMPGIKSVVGATGLMQVMPETGADVAKQIKLTDYSLDNVNDNINLGTYYLDFTHREYNNNSMLAVASYNAGPGAVSGWLQRFGFQDPDEFVVKIPYPETQDYVKSVFENYWNYLRIYNPDVAQLMEDHAKNYKN